A region of the Hylaeus volcanicus isolate JK05 chromosome 5, UHH_iyHylVolc1.0_haploid, whole genome shotgun sequence genome:
TTTAAACCATGATATTGCCGGCGCAACGTCGTCTGTGTCTGGGGACGGCAAAACAACAAAGTACCATTCGTCGCTGGACTatagtaaatttaaaacagGAATCGTCACGAAATCTATGGCGATGGCGATATGGCGTATCCGGGGCGCCTAgttaaatatatgaattacattaaagaaaaggaaactaacaaaataaaaaaaaaaaaaaaaattacgccattAGTTTAATTGAAACTACACAAGTTACTGGCCATTCAGGCAATAGTAATGAAGCACTTGTGCATTTAAAGCTATATAATTACTTGAATCTAGACGCCACAATTCTCAAAGATACGCCCATCACATTCtccaaaaatttaaataatgaagcCACAACGAGCTCCATAGTCTCGACAGGAGTTCTAAACAATTTCACTAAGTTTCTTCACCTACTATGTGTTGTATCGTAACGTCCTATCTAGACATTCACGATTTGATTCGTTAGTGATTATACTACTTGTGTTCCTCAACACGCACGGCAACGAAACTTTGGATGGATCTTATTACATCTGTATTTAATGCCTGACAAATCTTTATCATCACTCACCGAGTGCTTTCAAAGCGGGATCATTATCGTCCACGTTATTCCGTTTCGCTTTCGTAGATGTTAATGCTGGAATTGCACTTGGGATTTGCCAACGTTTCGTCGCAcacgaataaaagtatttgtGGAATTgaataaacagtttttttttcgttcgaaaAATTGTAGTGCTCAGGCAGTCAGCGAACGTGATGTGTTTATACGTGATACTGTCTGTCTTTTGTAGTGTATATGTAATACGCGCGCAGATACGTGCGTGTTGTATCCGATGTATGTCGTACGTGTCTTTCTtacatatatttgaatttacgTGTACAGTAGTAATAATGGTAAAAGTGGAAATTGAGATGATGGTGATTTACTTCTGCCATGGCTTCTCCCACCAATAATCGGAGCCAACTATGCTGCCGTTGTTAGCAGAATTATTGTGCGGAGGTAATGATGAATTACTATCATTACCTCCGTAATTGCCGTAATTTCCTATAGAAATAAAAGCGATCCATATAATACGTAAGCTTTTACTTTCTTATCAATTCTAAAgagttttaattgaatttaaaataatgaatgatTTAGTTAGTTACCAACTAACCTCCGTAACTGCCTGGTCTGTTGGAGGAACCATTATTACGAGTAGGTCCAGAGCCAGATTGTTGGCGATAATCTCTTGCACCAAATCCGCTAAATCGGCCGCCTTTAGTACTACCACCACCTCCACCAGTTCGTCGGGATCCACCTCCAGAATATCTTACATCACCGCACATTTGGTCCAGCCATGATGGAAGTTCTTGGTTAGCCTCATTAAGCAAAGACACCAAATCGCGCACCAAGTTATGATTTTTACtattgaaaaatgatgttGCAAGACCTGTTGTgggaataaaattatcatcACACACATGTAAAatagaatggaaataaaagaggaaaaagaaacaaacctAAGTTGCCCATACGACCGGTACGACCGATGCGATGGACATATTCTTCTACGTCGCCTGGTAAGTCGAAGTTTATCACGTGTTTCACATGTGGAATATCGAGTCCACGGGCAGCAACGGCAGTCGCGACAAGTATTGGCGTTACACCAGCGCGGAAACGACGTAATGCATCTTCTCGTTCACGCTGACTACGATCACCATGAATACTAGTAACTGGGTAGCCCATTTCAGCCAAATAGTCTTCTAACATGTCTGCACCCTTCTTTGTTTCAACGAACACCAAAGTCAATGACTCGGCAGCTAAAGTATCAATGCGATAAATTATGTTACATCTATACAATACAGCCTGTTAGGATTACACGTATACACTAATTTTTGCAACTTACAAGGATCTCTGGCATTACTAGCTTGAAGAAGGTCAAGCAAATTAGAACGTTTGTCGTGTTCTTCTACCCATACAATTTTCTgagtaatattttcagatgTAGAACCAACACGGCCCACAGCTAAAAAGATATAGTTACTAAGGAAATCCCTAGCCAATATCTGTATTTCTTTCGGGAAAGTAGCTGAAAACATGAGTGTCTGTCTTTCACCGGTCGGAGGCATTCTATCCTCTTGGACTATACGTCTTATTTGTGGTTCGAAACCCATATCCAACATACGATCAGCTTCATCCAATACTAAATATCTAAAACATACGTTAACGTCGAAACAGTTAACCGTGAGGACCCGCGGAGATAAAGCccgaatttaataaaaattcactacATACCGGCAATTATGCAAGCCAATTTTACCACGTCCCAGCATATCTACAAGGCGACCAGGCGTTGCTACAAGAAGATGGCAGCCACGATCTAATTCTCGCATTTGGTCTGCTATGTTTGAACCACCATAAACAACAGCAGGGCGCATACGCGATCTGTACGCAAATTTTCTTGCTTCGTCGTATATCTGAGTAGCAAGCTCTCTTGTAGGTGCTAATACTAAACCCAGTGGATACTGTTTACGCTTGCCAGAAGAAGGGCCAAGCGCTGGCGGTGGAAGTGGCCCGCTTTCATAAATCTGATTCAATATTGGCACTAAAAAGGCCGCTGTTTTACCAGACCCCGTTTGGGCACAGGCCATAACGTCACGACGTCCAATGATAATCGGTATCGCGTATTTTTGTACCGGTGTAGGCTTATCATAACCAGCCAAAGCAATGCTGTTCTTTATTATCTCTGTCAGCTTAACCTCGttgaactaaaaaataaatcaagtgTAAGCatgcattattttattaacataaacTATTTTAATTGGGATGTTATAGAACTTACAGATGTGATGTGTGATGGTATGTTATCTCCAGTAGCCTCGACTGGGATATCCTcatatttactaaaattaatgcCAGTATTCCCAGTACCAAATAGCTCCAACTCCAGACGCTCATCCCTGCTAGTGGGAATTGTCCAGTCAATTTCGgaatttcttcttcctccGTCTCTATCCTCCTTCCATCTACCGGCGTTGCCGCCGCCGCTGCCAATTCTATGATCATTCCTATTCTCTGGCCAACGACCTCCTGTTCCTCCTCTAGGCTCTTGCCAACGATCATTACCGGAGCTAACCGGGCGATCACGTTCGCGTTCGCGTTCGGAATTGGAGTATCTATAATCTCTTCCATTTTCTTGATTGCCACTACGCCTGTTGCGTGCacaaaaatttccaaagtttCCAAAATCGCCATCACGAGAATTTCGTTGCTGTGGCTCTGGCCCTCTATACCCTGAACCTCCTCTATCGCCATCACGATCTCGCTCCCTTTCCCTGTCTCGCACACGGTCGCCTCCTCTATCTCGTTCAGAATATGATCTTGAGTTGGAAGAAGAATGATGTTCTCCGCCAGAAGGCACGTTACCTATAAATAATTGCTGATACAGTTTTTTCTACTATTTCATTATCATCAATATTTCTGGCTAATACAGACAGTATTACCAAGAGGTACTACTGACTCACAAATTCTCTCAGTAGCAATAACCTCTACATCATGAAAACTtagtattaaattgaaaatcattacaataattctttcattttaaatgtatacatgaactaaattcaatgtaaattcttacaatttaattttccactttAAAGTCAAGAGTCAATatgctataaaaatataaatatgcatgtctgataataataaatatagtaaatcTTAATACTGACACTCACTTCCAGATTTATTTCGTAGGTGTGGTGGTATGTAGCGGCCCCCACTTGGTTGGCGGGAGCCCGACAAGTCCAGACCAGCTAACTGAAATGTAAGACATCTAATTTGTAAAATCACTCCTCCTCATAATTAGTATCATTAACATGTTAACCAATCTGGGCTGGTAATTGATTCATCAAAGATAGGATGTGCAAATATCATGTTAAAATATCATGTTaactgatttaaaaatattacaattgtaaaCTGTTTACACGTAGATAATCAtgcttattaaataaaaatttggaaacgcGATAAATGTGTAATTTTATGGAATCGATTAAATAGactgtaaaaaagaaaggtgTAAAGTGCGTATAACGCGTATAATTCGACTAAGAATGAGATATCGAGCACGATAAAAAATCAACGTGCGAATGCGTCATGGCACAAGGCATGCTGTTCTCAGAATTGGTTGCCGCCATTACAAAGCTGTACGTCACAAACGAAATCGACGAACGACCCTAGTCTATAATGCTTTTTATGTACGAAAAAATATCGCGAGATTAAACAATTCGGAAAGGGATAGGTTATGAAATTACACCTACGAATGCGTTGCACGTTACACGAATTCACTGATGAGGTCGAACAATAAGATACTCGAATAGAAAGGAAGGAAAGAGAGATGGTGCATCGAAACAACGGTTGTCAGTAATACATGACACTAATACTGTTTCTAGACTTTACCTGCTGCTCTAGACCTGATCCATTCTGGTTGGCTGCATTACTCATATTACTCCGCCTCGGTGCGTATTTTTCGTGGCTCTGCCGCAGAAGCTCTTTAGCTGTTTCTCTCGCCTAGACAATCACCAagcaaaaaaatttcaattgttcGCTCTTATCCTCTCTCCTTTCGTTCCCTGCTGATCTACGAACGAAACTCGTCGATTAAGTcaagttaattataattacagtttCTGCCTGTCGCTACTTCGATGCAAAGGAAATTCGAAGACTGGACTACTATGAAAGGCCTCTGGCCACACTTGACGTCGACGCAACAAAAATGGCCGAGCGCCGAAATACTGCTAGCAAGATGGCTGACAGCTTGTTTCCGCCGGATATTGCGAAAACTAACGGAGCACACTCTACTGGGCAATTTCCTAGGCGTTTGTCGTTCCCATTATTCTcgtgtattaaaatttcaaattgtagATTTGTATCTTACACGTGCTATAAAAACGTAACCTTGAACATGTTTGCGTTACccttttaatttactttccttaaatACGCATTCGAGATATCGACAACATTTAAATGTTTAGAGTAAATTGCGAAGCTAGGCTTAGACTTCTTTCTTGAGTAGACCATAtcatactaaatatttttttaaattacaataattattcgatactttttgaattcgaattttcgaaGGAGTTAATATGTTTGACATAAGATACAAATAACTGATACGCAAATAGTCATTTTTTTAGTGTTTTTATTGCGTAAGTTCCAAAATTTAATCAGCATTTAATCTAATCGTCCTTCTTGGTGTCGGTTTTTCCTCCTCTGATTCTTCCTGTACGACGCGCAGCAATAAGACCAATCTTACGACCAGCGCTGGTTCCACGTTTAACTGTCGATGCTTTACCAATGTGTTGATGGTTACCACCACCGTGAGGATGTTCAACAGGATTCATAGCAACACCACGAAcctgcaaatattaaaaatgtttcaaatacgATACACCGATGGTATTAACGCATGGTATAGTTGGATTTGCtcagtaaacaaattttcaacaaattattcaGGTTTCAAATGTCTGAAAACATCATTGGCATTATTCGCTagtacattatatattatatattatcaaaTACTGTACCTTAGGCCAGCAATTCCTCTTTGCCTTGTACTTGTGATAAGCACGACCAGCTTTAAGAATCGGCTTGTCGATACGTCCACCACCAGCAACAATTCCTACCATTGCCCTGTTGTTCGATGGAATAACTTTTTTGGCACCAGATGGTAATTTAACTCTAGTTTTCTTTGTATCAGGATTGTGAGCTATAACTGTGGCATAATTTCCTGATGCTCTGGCCAATCGACCTCTGTCGCCAGTTTTTTCTTCCAAATTACAAACAATGGTACCTTCAGGCATTTGACCAACAGGCATCACATTTCCAATTTGAAGATTCGCTGCAATAGACATTTTATTCttagtaaaaatgtttttaacatACAACTTTAACATACAGAAGCTTATTTACCTTTTTTTCCACAGTAAAGAAACTGTCCAGTGTACATTCCTTCGGGggcaataaataattctttgcgCGTTTTAAATTTGTACGGGTCACGGAAATGTACCATTGCTAAGGGTGCTCCACGACCAGGGTCGTGAATAATATcctatagaaaaaataaataagtattacaACAAATTAACTGGAACTGGTGTTATCTTATGAAACAGACGAAACACATCAGAAAGAGCCTCTAGTGTTTACTCTTCATTTGTATTCAGTTAAAGCAGTACTAGAATTCATCACAGTTGTATTTCACGTCAATGTACGATTAAAGGATTCAAtacatttctaaattttaaacagtatACAAACTTTAACAACACCCTTGATGTATCCATGCCTCTCAGAGAAATCAAGAGAACGAAGTTTTGGTGCTCCCTTTCTCCTTTTTGTGTGAGATCTGAAGACAGACCCAGCTCCTTTACGCTGAGCACGAATTACACGACCCATGGTTTAATACCTACGCAAAAGTAATGCAatacgttaaattaattaattatttgtagcACTGAAAGCAACACGAAACGTGACATTATGGACTGTAACTTGCACAATATAACCtcaaaatgaaactatataaatgtaatactattttctcttaataaattaaatatatttattagaacGTCTAGAGAATCGACCAAACTTCTCTAATCATAACTTCTTTACGTtagatgtattttaattttacttatattagCGGATTTCAAGAGGAAGAAAATTACAGGCCACATACCAAGTGAACCCGACATCAAACAGAGGCAGAAGTTGCCGGAAGTTGGTCTGTCGTACGTAACTAATTGGCTACACTGCTTCCCgccaaaatatttgaatgaaacaatccactatttatcatttttattttttcttgtcaTATGTTTTTTGTCCCACTTTACagatcaaacaaattttattaaattaatatatatttttgaactaaatattattacaaggAAGAAACGCTGGATGATAGCTACAGCTAGTAATGGAGCATTTCATTTAGCAACTTTagtgaaatcaatttatttattagtattacTTCAAGACCTCgacatattgaaataattcaagttaTAACACGCTATAAGTTATTTAGATAAActgtattagaataaatgaTCAATGTTCatcttataaataatattgtagaGAGGTTATAGACAATaatgttaaaacaattttggataatattataattatgattGATTGATTGGTTCAGTATTTGGTACATCAGTAACATTTATAACAGATTCCACAGTCTCATCAACatcagaatttattatttttaattttttatttgacgaCGGCAGCGTATCATCTGTAATATTTTCAGCATCAAGTGAGAGCACATCTTCTAATACCTCAGTCTGTTCCATATGCTGGTCGCTAACAACAAATTGCTCTTGTATCGTTCTAAAAAATACGTAATTTaacgtataatatattacaataatacttgtaatattaatatttataaatagatgCACATTCTTATAACTTACTCCACTTGAGTTAATTGTATAGATGGTGCATGAGGGTGCACAATTTTCTCAAGTTCTGCTAATGCTACTTTAGCCTCTTGAGTAATGCATACATTACTATCGATTAAAgccatttgaaatatttctagaGAATATTGAGTAGGTAAAGGCACTAAAGAATGTGGATTCATTTGCAAAGCTCTCAAAACTCTTAATAATAGTAAACGACATTTGGAACTgtctttataaaatttctgttcaTTAGAACTCAAATAACAGTCATATAAAAgaggtattataatattttggaCAGTCTGAAAAGAATCAttgttattgtattaattattgaatttaataattacaggtaaataaaaaacttacTCTAAAGAACGTTTGCTTTAAAAGAGTTccactattaaaaaatatgttttgcaAAGTAATAAGAGCCTCTTTACAGACATCCACGTCCAGATAGTATTCTTTGCTAGAAGCTAttccattattattcaaatatgtacCCTTTTCATATTGACTATCTCGAAGACGTTTTAACGCTCGTTTTGATAAATTGTTGGTTTTCTGAATCTATAACACATATGTTGAAATATCTGCTCATTAGCAGTAGTtgaaatcatattttattaaaataaaatcttgatatattttaaacttaCAGTCAATAAAACACGATCTTTTTCTGGTACTATATCTTTCAATATAGAAGGAAGACATTCATTTGCTACTGTTTCTACCCCTGATAACGAATTAGTATTTACAAGCCAAGATGTAAGACATTTATAAACAGATATTCTCACGTTTCTGAATGGCTTATTACCACTAATGGTTATGTGATTGTCTGAAACAATCTCTGTCCATTGTAACGTTTGGAGAAACAGTTGTAATATTGTTGAACCAAATGGTATTAACTGTTCtttaaatctaaatatttcaagCTGATAAATACTATTGTCAATGTTATTAAACCATTGTTTGAATGCATTCTTACCCATCTATTAATGCATCCAAAACGTTGAATAGTGCAATATGTAATTGTGGTAAAATCAAATATAGCATCTGTTCTCTGATCGAgttacgatttttcaaatttgaaggCTGTATTGCCAACCCTctacataaaattttcaaaatctcATGAGGAAATACTGAGTTTTTTTTGTCAAACCCCCTATAAAATAGATATCATACATACAATAGTACTTCATTAatgtatattcaaataaaactcaCTTACTGCAGCATGTAGGCTAAATAAGaacataaattcaaaaatctttgtttttgtttgaaaaagaattgaataatattctcCTCTGATATATTTGGTAAGTCTAGCTTATCCCAGATGCTGACATTTTCTAATTCTatcaaattagaaaacaacACATCCATTATAGtgtgtaaattattacaaataagtGCTTGGTGATATAACCAACCAGTATAAGAGGGTTTTGAAACTGGTGGTTTAAACGAACGCTCTGTTGCTTGAGCTAGAAGAGCATAACACTTTGCACTCGTTTTAACCAAATTCTCCTGAGTTGAatcaatttgtaataaaataatttttctaatggaaatctgaaaaaatgGAAACTTTAATATGTCCcatctattattttttctttatcgtaATAAAAGAGTTCCATTACTTGAAAACGTTCGCAGACTTCAGGATATTGATGCAATAACACAGCAAGCAAATAATAGATTGGACCACTATTTTTTTCTGgatttaaatttccaatagCATTAACAAGttgttttacattttgcattgatatttgtttctgtatatcagaaatatttttagtttgtaTAATTAACTGTCCAAGAACTTTACAAGAGATACTTAGTTCTTGTGGTGCACTATGAATACTTTCTAATATTTGTGTAGCTTTTGACATCCATAACATACAATATTTTAGAAGTATATCTTTTGAACAGTGGGACAAAATCTTAtccaaaattaataaaccattatatcgtgtttgtgatcggtttaaataattattaacagttGATATAATTATACTTTGTGCTTCATCAACCTATAACCAAAATCTTACATTtgataaaaagatattttataaatattttataattaatagtgACAAAAAGATCTCCACGAAAACTTAAGCTTTAAAATACAAggttaatttgaaaaatttccgTTTACCTCTTCTATGCTAAATGGAACATCTCCGTTAGAACAAATTAAGTTTTGCAAAAATCTGTCATATTCCTTTGAACTATgatcgtaaaaattaattaactctaTTATTGTTGTCATGTTGTACCTTTGTAACGCTATGCTACACGTGCTTCTAATAACTTTGCTAATGAGGTTAGGTACATCAATGTCATAAGTGTTCAACGATAAAATACATCAATACAAATGAGAATGAAGgaaaactattaaatatattttcgtttattaaataacatatacagtttttattatataagaaTACGTTCTTAGGTCCATAGGCCCATAGTATACATCAATGTACAAACTCCTTGTTGATCTGTTGTTGATCTTAAtaatcgaaagaaatattgttctttacatttaattctcATGCAGAGAACAATCcagattaattgaaatttttattagttccaaaataaataaccCAGTTCGCgacatatatttaattctaactTTTACCGATCGTGTCCTGCGTCTAGATATACCGACTgggtaaaaaaatgaattgttcTAAAACGTACTCTATATCTGAGAACAATAAATCcggaaaacattttcaactgAGACATCGAAATTGGAATTGGAAACATTAATTCAGCAATCTTGTTCCTACtatcaaaaaattatgaacttGGCGTGTTTGAAAAACCAAACTTTATCAAATTCTGTTTACTATGTTTCAGTTCATGCTTCAGAAATTCTTCTTGCAGTTCACCGAACATCATAAAATCGTCACTGTTTCTCCAATGGTATCCAAAGTTCAGTCAATTACAATACTCATTTACCATCACTCTATTTGATAGCAATCGGTTTGTAGGTCGCTACGCATGATGGCGACACTAGCGCGTTTACCA
Encoded here:
- the LOC128876406 gene encoding 60S ribosomal protein L8, whose protein sequence is MGRVIRAQRKGAGSVFRSHTKRRKGAPKLRSLDFSERHGYIKGVVKDIIHDPGRGAPLAMVHFRDPYKFKTRKELFIAPEGMYTGQFLYCGKKANLQIGNVMPVGQMPEGTIVCNLEEKTGDRGRLARASGNYATVIAHNPDTKKTRVKLPSGAKKVIPSNNRAMVGIVAGGGRIDKPILKAGRAYHKYKAKRNCWPKVRGVAMNPVEHPHGGGNHQHIGKASTVKRGTSAGRKIGLIAARRTGRIRGGKTDTKKDD
- the LOC128876397 gene encoding ATP-dependent RNA helicase bel isoform X1 — translated: MSNAANQNGSGLEQQLAGLDLSGSRQPSGGRYIPPHLRNKSGSECNVPSGGEHHSSSNSRSYSERDRGGDRVRDRERERDRDGDRGGSGYRGPEPQQRNSRDGDFGNFGNFCARNRRSGNQENGRDYRYSNSERERERDRPVSSGNDRWQEPRGGTGGRWPENRNDHRIGSGGGNAGRWKEDRDGGRRNSEIDWTIPTSRDERLELELFGTGNTGINFSKYEDIPVEATGDNIPSHITSFNEVKLTEIIKNSIALAGYDKPTPVQKYAIPIIIGRRDVMACAQTGSGKTAAFLVPILNQIYESGPLPPPALGPSSGKRKQYPLGLVLAPTRELATQIYDEARKFAYRSRMRPAVVYGGSNIADQMRELDRGCHLLVATPGRLVDMLGRGKIGLHNCRYLVLDEADRMLDMGFEPQIRRIVQEDRMPPTGERQTLMFSATFPKEIQILARDFLSNYIFLAVGRVGSTSENITQKIVWVEEHDKRSNLLDLLQASNARDPSAESLTLVFVETKKGADMLEDYLAEMGYPVTSIHGDRSQREREDALRRFRAGVTPILVATAVAARGLDIPHVKHVINFDLPGDVEEYVHRIGRTGRMGNLGLATSFFNSKNHNLVRDLVSLLNEANQELPSWLDQMCGDVRYSGGGSRRTGGGGGSTKGGRFSGFGARDYRQQSGSGPTRNNGSSNRPGSYGGNYGNYGGNDSNSSLPPHNNSANNGSIVGSDYWWEKPWQK
- the LOC128876397 gene encoding ATP-dependent RNA helicase bel isoform X2 codes for the protein MSNAANQNGSGLEQQLAGLDLSGSRQPSGGRYIPPHLRNKSGSNVPSGGEHHSSSNSRSYSERDRGGDRVRDRERERDRDGDRGGSGYRGPEPQQRNSRDGDFGNFGNFCARNRRSGNQENGRDYRYSNSERERERDRPVSSGNDRWQEPRGGTGGRWPENRNDHRIGSGGGNAGRWKEDRDGGRRNSEIDWTIPTSRDERLELELFGTGNTGINFSKYEDIPVEATGDNIPSHITSFNEVKLTEIIKNSIALAGYDKPTPVQKYAIPIIIGRRDVMACAQTGSGKTAAFLVPILNQIYESGPLPPPALGPSSGKRKQYPLGLVLAPTRELATQIYDEARKFAYRSRMRPAVVYGGSNIADQMRELDRGCHLLVATPGRLVDMLGRGKIGLHNCRYLVLDEADRMLDMGFEPQIRRIVQEDRMPPTGERQTLMFSATFPKEIQILARDFLSNYIFLAVGRVGSTSENITQKIVWVEEHDKRSNLLDLLQASNARDPSAESLTLVFVETKKGADMLEDYLAEMGYPVTSIHGDRSQREREDALRRFRAGVTPILVATAVAARGLDIPHVKHVINFDLPGDVEEYVHRIGRTGRMGNLGLATSFFNSKNHNLVRDLVSLLNEANQELPSWLDQMCGDVRYSGGGSRRTGGGGGSTKGGRFSGFGARDYRQQSGSGPTRNNGSSNRPGSYGGNYGNYGGNDSNSSLPPHNNSANNGSIVGSDYWWEKPWQK
- the LOC128876398 gene encoding proline-, glutamic acid- and leucine-rich protein 1-like; amino-acid sequence: MTTIIELINFYDHSSKEYDRFLQNLICSNGDVPFSIEEVDEAQSIIISTVNNYLNRSQTRYNGLLILDKILSHCSKDILLKYCMLWMSKATQILESIHSAPQELSISCKVLGQLIIQTKNISDIQKQISMQNVKQLVNAIGNLNPEKNSGPIYYLLAVLLHQYPEVCERFQISIRKIILLQIDSTQENLVKTSAKCYALLAQATERSFKPPVSKPSYTGWLYHQALICNNLHTIMDVLFSNLIELENVSIWDKLDLPNISEENIIQFFFKQKQRFLNLCSYLAYMLQGFDKKNSVFPHEILKILCRGLAIQPSNLKNRNSIREQMLYLILPQLHIALFNVLDALIDGFKEQLIPFGSTILQLFLQTLQWTEIVSDNHITISGNKPFRNVRISVYKCLTSWLVNTNSLSGVETVANECLPSILKDIVPEKDRVLLTIQKTNNLSKRALKRLRDSQYEKGTYLNNNGIASSKEYYLDVDVCKEALITLQNIFFNSGTLLKQTFFRTVQNIIIPLLYDCYLSSNEQKFYKDSSKCRLLLLRVLRALQMNPHSLVPLPTQYSLEIFQMALIDSNVCITQEAKVALAELEKIVHPHAPSIQLTQVETIQEQFVVSDQHMEQTEVLEDVLSLDAENITDDTLPSSNKKLKIINSDVDETVESVINVTDVPNTEPINQS